The Euphorbia lathyris chromosome 3, ddEupLath1.1, whole genome shotgun sequence genome contains a region encoding:
- the LOC136223905 gene encoding uncharacterized protein: MDPLPPVNRAYSMLIRIEKQRNPNSIASIQNDFMNLTTRNRNFSNKKTGNVNRNNNGGNYGNRGNNANSSVKSKEEKFCSYCRKGGHEKSECFCIKGYPDLFKGKRVTGLALVNHRAHMSHEQQEFSPLDDFEEGEGSSAKKEYVQELVQREVQRILKGKTTQDYLPQEFSAFVGACAGPKF, encoded by the exons ATGGATCCTCTACCTCCAGTCAATAGAGCTTATTCGATGCTTATACGTATCGAAAAGCAGAGAAATCCTAATTCCATTGCTTCTATTCAGAATGATTTTATGAATTTAACAACTAGAAATCGAAATTTCAGTAATAAAAAAACTGGAAATGTCAATCGTAATAATAATGGTGGCAATTATGGTAATCGGGGTAATAATGCTAATTCCTCGGTGAAAAGCAAGGAGGAGAAATTTTGTTCTTATTGCAGGAAAGGAGGACATGAGAAGAGTGAGTGTTTCTGTATTAAAGGATATCCTGATTTGTTTAAAGGAAAGAGAGTTACAGGTCTAGCTCTAGTTAACCATCGGGCACATATGTCTCATGAGCAACAAGAGTTTTCTCCACTAGATGATTTTGAAGAAGGTGAAGGAAGTTCTGCTAAGAAAGAATATGTACAAGAACTAGTGCAGAGAGAAGTACAGAGGATACTCAAAGGGAAAACAACACAAGACTATCTTCCACAAGAGTTTTCAGCATTTGTAGGGGCATGTGCAG GGCCGAAATTTTAA